One Acidobacteriota bacterium genomic region harbors:
- a CDS encoding triose-phosphate isomerase, whose product MSNRKPIIAGNWKMFKTVSESVATALDLKSRTFNANHCEVVIAPVFTSLKTVADRLEGSHIKVAGQDVAAEGPEGAFTGEISAEMLADAGCTHVIIGHSERRQYYHETNDRVARKVQRALAVGLTPILCIGETLAQREAGEAEKVVTEQLIEGTATLTASDLFRIVAAYEPVWAIGTGHAATPDTAQAMHALVRSVISEKFGTEAAQQLRILYGGSVKPENIAEYMEQPDIDGALVGGASLKADSFARIVFYQQ is encoded by the coding sequence ATGTCAAACCGAAAACCAATCATTGCCGGGAACTGGAAAATGTTTAAAACGGTTTCCGAATCAGTCGCCACCGCGCTGGATCTGAAATCAAGAACGTTTAATGCCAACCATTGTGAAGTCGTGATTGCACCCGTCTTCACCTCTTTGAAAACTGTCGCTGATCGTCTTGAAGGAAGCCACATCAAAGTTGCCGGACAGGACGTGGCCGCCGAGGGCCCCGAAGGGGCATTCACCGGTGAAATCAGTGCCGAAATGCTGGCGGATGCGGGCTGTACCCACGTCATCATTGGTCACTCTGAACGTCGTCAGTACTACCATGAAACCAATGATCGGGTCGCCCGAAAGGTTCAACGAGCCCTGGCCGTTGGGCTGACGCCGATTCTGTGCATTGGGGAAACACTGGCGCAACGCGAAGCCGGTGAGGCAGAAAAAGTGGTCACTGAGCAGTTAATTGAAGGAACTGCTACCTTGACAGCCTCCGACCTTTTCCGTATAGTCGCCGCCTACGAACCTGTCTGGGCCATCGGAACCGGCCACGCAGCCACACCTGACACCGCCCAAGCCATGCACGCACTCGTTCGATCCGTTATCAGTGAAAAGTTTGGTACCGAAGCCGCACAACAACTGCGGATTCTGTATGGCGGCAGCGTTAAGCCAGAAAACATCGCTGAGTATATGGAACAACCTGATATTGATGGTGCGCTGGTCGGCGGAGCCAGCTTGAAAGCCGATTCATTTGCCAGGATTGTGTTCTATCAACAGTAA
- the secG gene encoding preprotein translocase subunit SecG yields MQWYVYILYAIFFLACLILIGVVLLQPGKSDAAAVFGGGSQTAFGARGAQKPLERITFGAAAAFMLMAFLFSLPGVTSPKPVAAGIEDLPVTAPAPPPPAPPAAPAQSAPAATPAPADATKPAEGTAAPAKDEKKAEPKAGETDKTKDQKDQKTDSKADTKKK; encoded by the coding sequence ATGCAGTGGTACGTTTACATCCTTTACGCTATTTTCTTTCTTGCCTGCTTGATTCTGATCGGAGTGGTTTTACTCCAGCCCGGAAAGAGCGATGCCGCCGCCGTGTTTGGTGGTGGAAGCCAGACCGCCTTTGGAGCTCGTGGGGCTCAAAAGCCGCTTGAACGAATCACTTTTGGTGCTGCGGCTGCCTTTATGCTGATGGCCTTTCTCTTCTCACTTCCCGGAGTGACGTCTCCAAAGCCAGTGGCCGCAGGAATTGAAGATTTGCCGGTCACAGCACCAGCACCTCCTCCGCCAGCACCGCCAGCCGCTCCGGCTCAGTCAGCACCAGCCGCCACACCAGCACCGGCTGATGCGACCAAGCCAGCCGAAGGAACAGCGGCACCGGCCAAGGATGAGAAGAAAGCGGAACCCAAGGCTGGCGAAACCGATAAAACTAAGGATCAGAAAGATCAAAAGACTGATTCCAAAGCTGATACCAAGAAGAAATAA
- a CDS encoding VWA domain-containing protein translates to MRIAVLWLLMLASVVLAPLAFAQSGRVNESGTRSYSINAILQPIPDESGLPPLKGVESADPIPIQRNQVAVYEAGIEQEIQGLRSDVSGARYVLLVDNSQNVQAQTSDMERAARSIAKEIYVGDQVMVVGYNDSPEIIEDFTDDGKKLVEAGKLFAKRKPPRLFDALAAVVEDALRSQISSSKRVILLFSDGYDYGSQYTYDQTLELLQTENIVVYVLQCSDRTFGAPRAKKLGPKPAIVAKELAEGTGGRVFSMDDSLAAMKIITDEVRNRWYVLSYSPKGVNLTINRRLLLSLNDNKYSLRTKQQQPAGH, encoded by the coding sequence ATGCGGATTGCGGTGTTGTGGTTATTGATGTTGGCGTCGGTGGTGCTGGCACCACTGGCTTTTGCGCAATCGGGTCGCGTGAATGAATCAGGAACCCGGTCGTATTCGATTAACGCCATTCTCCAACCCATTCCAGACGAATCTGGGCTTCCTCCTTTAAAAGGGGTTGAATCCGCTGACCCAATTCCAATCCAAAGAAATCAGGTTGCGGTGTATGAAGCTGGGATTGAACAGGAAATTCAGGGCCTTCGGTCTGATGTTTCCGGTGCCCGGTATGTGCTGCTGGTTGATAATTCACAAAATGTCCAGGCTCAAACCTCGGATATGGAGCGGGCGGCGCGGTCAATTGCCAAAGAAATTTATGTGGGCGATCAGGTCATGGTGGTTGGATACAATGATTCGCCAGAGATCATTGAAGACTTTACCGACGACGGCAAAAAACTGGTTGAGGCTGGTAAACTGTTTGCCAAACGAAAGCCGCCCCGCTTGTTTGATGCCCTTGCCGCCGTGGTTGAAGATGCCCTCCGAAGTCAAATCAGTTCTTCCAAGCGAGTCATCCTTCTTTTTTCCGATGGATATGACTATGGGTCACAATACACCTACGATCAGACCCTGGAACTCCTGCAGACTGAAAATATCGTGGTGTATGTCCTGCAATGCAGCGACCGGACCTTTGGCGCACCACGAGCCAAAAAACTTGGACCCAAGCCCGCGATTGTTGCCAAAGAGCTGGCAGAAGGTACCGGTGGCCGGGTATTTTCAATGGACGACAGTCTGGCGGCAATGAAAATCATCACGGACGAAGTTCGCAATCGCTGGTATGTGCTGTCATATTCGCCCAAAGGCGTCAACCTTACGATCAACCGCCGATTATTACTCTCCCTCAACGATAACAAATACAGTTTGCGGACCAAACAACAACAACCCGCCGGCCATTAA
- a CDS encoding response regulator codes for MAKKRILVVDDDDAIRELFDGLLTEAGYEVVLAEDGLAAVASLKKQVPDLVILDVMMPVISGPRLMELIRSSDNPEMWQVPILFCSAAHVLDDISKSKEFNVTLDDCISKPFEVKQLLRIIKDRLTEALPPPDESGDNA; via the coding sequence ATGGCTAAAAAAAGAATATTAGTCGTGGATGATGACGACGCGATACGTGAATTATTTGATGGCCTGCTCACCGAAGCAGGGTATGAGGTGGTTCTGGCTGAGGATGGACTGGCCGCCGTGGCATCGCTCAAGAAGCAGGTGCCGGATCTGGTGATCCTTGACGTGATGATGCCTGTGATTAGTGGGCCACGGTTGATGGAACTGATTCGATCCTCAGACAATCCGGAAATGTGGCAGGTGCCGATTTTGTTTTGCTCCGCTGCCCACGTTCTGGACGATATTTCAAAATCCAAAGAATTCAATGTCACCCTCGATGACTGTATTTCAAAACCGTTTGAGGTGAAGCAGTTACTTCGCATCATCAAAGACCGCTTGACTGAGGCGTTGCCGCCGCCTGATGAAAGCGGCGATAATGCCTGA
- a CDS encoding aspartate kinase has product MRVMKFGGTSVGNADRIAALAKIVADAYAGDKQLVVVVSAMSGVTNQLLASAHDAAAGSLNKAIHARATLTDKHRDAINALVSDTSEQQKLYTEVDTLLEHFGKLCYGIHILGEVPDRALDAIAGTGERLSARIVAAAIRNIGLRAKAIDATELVVTDDNFGDATPDSIETNLKVQTRLLPLLRDGVIPVVTGFIGATPQGVMTTLGRGGSDYSGGILGAALNADEVIIWTDVNGFMTADPNLVPDAQTIPRISYSEAAELSYYGAKVLHPKTLLPLAPAKIPLYIKNSFEPDHPGTYITSQTGGWDADIKAITAIKNLSLVTISGSGMMGVPGIAAKTFSAVASQSINVLMISQSSSENNLCFIVDSSEAERTRTALRKALDIEFHHRHIETITVTDGIAIVAAVGEQMHGRPGIAARVFTAVADAKVNVIAIAQGSSEINISFVVEAKDVPAAVVAMHKRFELGTGKK; this is encoded by the coding sequence ATGCGAGTAATGAAGTTTGGCGGAACATCCGTTGGAAATGCTGACCGAATCGCCGCGTTGGCTAAAATTGTGGCGGATGCCTATGCCGGGGATAAACAACTGGTCGTGGTGGTGTCTGCCATGAGTGGCGTTACCAATCAACTCCTTGCCAGCGCCCATGATGCGGCGGCTGGCTCGCTCAACAAAGCCATCCACGCCCGCGCCACACTGACCGATAAACACCGCGACGCCATCAATGCCCTGGTCTCTGACACCTCAGAGCAACAAAAGCTGTATACTGAAGTGGATACGCTGCTCGAACACTTTGGAAAACTATGCTATGGAATTCATATCCTGGGCGAAGTCCCAGACCGGGCGCTGGATGCCATTGCCGGGACCGGAGAACGGCTTTCAGCCCGAATCGTCGCCGCAGCGATTCGCAATATCGGGTTGCGAGCCAAAGCAATTGATGCGACCGAACTGGTGGTCACGGACGATAATTTCGGTGATGCCACCCCAGATAGCATTGAAACCAATTTGAAGGTTCAGACCCGATTGCTCCCGCTCCTGCGGGATGGGGTAATCCCGGTGGTGACTGGATTTATTGGTGCGACACCGCAGGGCGTGATGACCACACTCGGACGTGGCGGCTCAGACTATTCGGGAGGAATCCTCGGCGCCGCCCTCAATGCCGATGAGGTAATTATCTGGACGGACGTCAACGGATTTATGACGGCTGATCCAAACCTGGTCCCCGATGCCCAGACCATTCCCCGAATCAGTTACAGTGAAGCAGCCGAACTGTCCTATTACGGTGCGAAAGTCTTGCATCCAAAGACGTTGCTTCCACTGGCCCCAGCCAAGATTCCGCTCTATATCAAAAACAGCTTTGAACCTGATCATCCCGGCACTTATATCACCTCCCAAACTGGCGGCTGGGACGCCGACATCAAAGCCATCACGGCCATCAAAAATCTGAGCCTGGTAACTATCAGCGGAAGCGGCATGATGGGTGTTCCGGGGATTGCGGCTAAAACTTTTTCCGCTGTGGCAAGCCAGAGCATCAACGTCCTGATGATTTCCCAGTCGTCCTCGGAAAACAACCTCTGCTTTATTGTTGATTCCTCTGAAGCCGAGCGAACCCGCACCGCCCTGCGCAAAGCCCTCGACATTGAGTTTCATCACCGGCACATCGAAACCATCACAGTGACTGATGGAATCGCGATTGTGGCCGCTGTTGGCGAACAAATGCACGGGCGACCCGGCATTGCCGCGAGAGTCTTTACAGCCGTGGCTGATGCCAAAGTTAACGTCATCGCCATTGCCCAGGGGTCATCGGAAATCAATATTTCGTTTGTGGTTGAAGCCAAAGATGTTCCTGCCGCTGTGGTTGCGATGCACAAACGCTTTGAATTAGGAACCGGGAAGAAATGA
- a CDS encoding cyclase family protein, with protein MSDSLLTQKLAALETESWPLVDLRQWIDLSTSPAHRRVSFPAPGYTPPFQILDRQILGKLIGVELDQTEGIFSEVKDVSSNPAGVCLVTSSVFGRWNAHAGSHADQPAHWLKEPPLAQFDDRQYRGPATVLNLTSFLAGQSSPAITLDILTQAMTQARIDPLTVRRLIVRTYQRTPVEWDDHFAYLTPEAGNYLGQLPNLLLFGTDAPSVDHPAASPIHACAHGGLWAGRVAILEGLESNFLPLDLRLDGVLHILWNPMQLHADARGVLVTFYPSH; from the coding sequence ATGTCTGATTCGTTGCTGACCCAAAAACTGGCTGCCCTTGAAACCGAATCCTGGCCGCTGGTTGATCTTCGCCAGTGGATTGACCTGAGCACATCGCCTGCGCACCGGCGGGTGAGCTTCCCTGCCCCAGGGTATACTCCGCCGTTTCAAATCCTTGACCGGCAGATACTTGGAAAACTCATCGGCGTTGAGCTGGATCAAACGGAAGGCATTTTTTCGGAGGTCAAGGATGTTTCCTCAAATCCAGCCGGGGTTTGTCTGGTGACGTCCAGTGTTTTTGGCCGGTGGAATGCCCACGCTGGCTCACACGCTGACCAACCAGCGCACTGGCTGAAAGAGCCTCCGCTGGCTCAGTTCGATGACCGGCAATATCGTGGGCCGGCCACGGTTTTGAATCTCACTTCATTTCTGGCTGGTCAATCATCACCTGCGATTACCCTCGACATACTGACTCAGGCCATGACCCAGGCCCGAATTGATCCACTCACTGTTCGGCGGTTGATCGTGCGGACCTATCAGCGAACGCCAGTTGAGTGGGATGACCATTTTGCCTACCTGACGCCCGAAGCCGGAAACTATCTGGGCCAGTTGCCAAACTTGCTCCTGTTTGGGACCGACGCGCCTTCGGTTGACCACCCGGCGGCGTCTCCGATTCACGCCTGTGCCCACGGCGGGCTGTGGGCCGGGCGGGTCGCCATCCTCGAAGGACTCGAAAGCAATTTTCTGCCTTTGGATTTGCGGCTGGATGGGGTTCTGCATATTCTGTGGAATCCAATGCAACTTCACGCCGATGCCAGAGGCGTACTTGTCACGTTTTATCCTTCACATTGA